The genomic window GCGGAGATCCGGCGAGACCAGGTCGAACCCGGTCGCGCCTCGTTCTGGGTACGCACCCCGGTGGCGCTGGTCGGCGGCGAGAAGATCGGCCCGGTCGCCCGGACCGCCGGCCTGCTCGACATCGCCAACGGTATGACGACACGCATCAGCCCCGTGGACGTCGCGTTCCCCAATCTGGACCTCACCCTCCATCTCTTCGCGGAACCGCAGGGCGAATGGGTCGGATTCGACACCACGGTGAGCTTCGGTGCCTCCGGTGTCGGGCTGACCCACAGTGTGGTCAGCGACGAGAAGGGCCCGATCGGCACGTCCTCGCAGATCCTCACCGTGCGCCCGACCGGGAGCCGAGGTGCCGCACCTCGGCTGTGACACCATGTCCAGGTGAGCGATGTTGTGCCGACCCCGTCCGATCCGTTCTTCACGGTGGGCACCCGCCTGCCCGACAAGCTGGGGCGTACCGGCGTCGTCCACACCCCGCACGGGGACATCCGGACGCCCGCGTTCATCGCGGTGGGTACGAAGGCGACCGTGAAGGCGGTGCTGCCGGAGTCGATGAAGGAACTGGGTGCGCAGGCGGTCCTCGCGAACGCGTACCACCTGTATCTGCAGCCGGGGCCGGACATCGTCGACGAGGCCGGCGGCCTGGGCAAGTTCATGAACTGGGACGGGCCCACGTTCACCGACAGCGGCGGTTTCCAGGTGATGTCGCTCGGGGTCGGGTTCAAGAAGGTGCTGGCGATGGAGTCCGTCGGAGTGCAGTCCGACGACGTCATCGCGGCCGGCAAGGAGCGGCTGGCGCATGTCGACGACGACGGGGTGACGTTCAAGTCGCATCTGGACGGGTCGGCGCACCGGTTCACTCCGGAGGTGTCGATGCGGATCCAGCATCAGCTGGGTGCCGACATCATGTTCGCGTTCGACGAGCTCACCACGTTGATGAACACGCGCGGCTATCAGGAGATGTCGGTCGAGCGGACGCAGGCGTGGGCGGTGCGGTGCATCGCCGAGCACGAGAAGTTGACGGCGGAACGCGCGCACCGGCCGTACCAGGCACTGTTCGGGGTGGTGCAGGGCGCGCAGTACGAGGATCTGCGTCGGCAGGCGGCCCGCGGGCTGGAGTCGATCAGGGGGGCGAGCGGCCGCGGTTTCGACGGCTACGGCATCGGTGGCGCGCTCGAGAAGCAGAATCTCGGCACGATCGTGCGCTGGGTCAACGAGGAACTGCCCGAGCACAAGCCGCGGCACATGCTCGGGATCAGCGAGCCGGACGACATGTTCGTGGCGATCGAGAACGGCGCCGACACGTTCGACTGCGTCAACCCGTCACGGGTCGCCCGCAACGCCGCGATCTATCACCCGGACGGCCGTTTCAACATCAACACGGCGCGGTTCCGGCGGGACTTCACCCCGATCGACGACGAGTGCGACTGCTACACGTGCGCGAACTACACGCGCGCCTACATCCACCACCTGTTCAAGGCGAAGGAGATGCTGGCGTCCACGCTGTGCACCATTCACAACGAGCGGTTCACGGTGCGACTCGTCGACCGGATCCGCGACAGCATCGACGGCGGCTACTTCGAGGAGTACAGGGCCGAGATGCTGGGCCGGTTCTACGGGGCGTCCCGCGTCTGATCGGACGGGTGTCCTAGTCTCGGCGCCATGACGACTCACGGGGACGGTCCCGTCGATCCTGCGCAGCAGCCTCCGGCGGGCGGATTCCCGCAGTTTCCGGGCCCGGGGTTCGGGCCCGGCCCCCAGTACGGGCCGCCACCGCAGTTCGGGCAGCCGCAGCAGTTCGGGACGCCCGGGTACGGACAGCCCCAGCCGTACGGGCAGATGCCGCCGTCGTATCCGACGGCACCGTACGGCGGGTATCCGCAGCATCCGGTGCCGGTCGGTACGAACGGTCTCGCGATCGGGTCGCTGATCGCGTCCAGCCTGGGCTTCTTCTACGGGTTTCCCGCGCTCGTCGGGATCGTCCTGGGTGTTCTGGCGCTCGGCCAGATCAAGCGGACCGGTCAGCAGGGACGCGGTCTGGCGATCGCGGGGATCGTGGTGGGCGGCGTGTTCGTCACCCTGTTCCTCGTTTTCCTGATCTTCGTGCTCGTCGCCGTCGCGAACGGGTATTGACGGCCGATCGTCAGGGCAGCCGGCCGTCGGGCAGTGGCGCGTAGCCGGGTTCGTGTTTCTTCACGTACGCGATCACCCGGTACGTCACCGGCATGACGAGGATCTCGACGAGCGTCTTCCACACGAATCCGATGATCACGTAGTTGACGAAGTCCGACCACGTGGAGATGCCGATCGCGCCGGCCGCGATGGAGCAGAAGATGAGGGTGTCGGCGAATTCGCCGACGACGGTGGAGCCGATCAGCCGCGCCCACAGGTGCTTCTCGCGGGTGCGTTCCTTGATGAGGACGAGGACGGCGGAGTTGAGGAGCTGTCCGACGAGGTAGCCGGCGAGCCCGGCGATCAGGATGCGCGGTACGACACCGACGACGGCGTCGAATGCGGCTTCGTTCTCGTAGAAGTCGGCGGCCGGCAACTGCTGGGTGAGCCAGAAGCTGCCGGTGGCCAGCAGCATGGAGCCGAAGCCGATGTAGATGGCGCGGCGGGTGGCCTTGAATCCGTACACCTCGCTGAGGACGTCACCGACGACGTACGCGAGGGGGAACAGGAAGAAGCCGCCGTCGGTGATGATCGGCAGGACCTGGAACGGGCCGACGGTGACGTCGTGTCCGGTGAAGAAGGCGACGCCCTTGGTCGCGCAGATATTGGAGATCAGCAGTGTCACCGCGAACAGGGCCACCAGGGTGGCGTAGTGGCCGCGGCTGACGAGTGCGAAGGCGGCCGGATCGGACGCCGCGGGTGGCCGGGACTGCGGGGATTGCGGGGACTGCACTGACTCTGTCACCGCGCCATCCAAGCACCCGCGGTGGTGTGACGTGACCCGTCCCCCCCGCCCGTGCCCGTTTTGTGCATGTAGCGCGGTCCCGGACCGGGTCCGAGCCGCGCTACATGCACAAAACGGGAGGTACTACTGGTAGACGGGGCCGCCGACGGTGACGCGGTACGCGTACGTGGAGGCGAGGATGGTGACCGGGATGGTCACGAGCAGGCCCACGAAGCACAGCAGGGTGCCGACGATGTTGAGGCCGAACAGCGCGAGCGCGAGCAGCAGCAGAGTGCTCCAGTTCGACGCGATCGCCCCGAAGCTGGACTTGATCGCGGTGATCGCGTCCTGGTCCTGGTCGACGACGAACTCGAGCGTCCACCACGTCAGGAACGCGATGACGAGACCCGGGATGACGAGCAGGACGAAGCCGATACCGGTCATCACGCCCACGAGGAAGCTCGCGAGGATGATCGCGCCGACGTTCTTGAACTCGAAGAACGATGCGAAGCCGGGCGGGCGGCCGTCGGTTTCGTGCAGAGCGCCGCGGATGAGAGCGGCCGAGATCAGGTAGCCGACGACGATCGAGACGATGTTCCCGATGATCTGCCACAGGCTGAACGAGGCCGACAGGTCGGTGAGGTCGTCGGTGTCCCGCCCGATACTCCACGGCAGCGAGACGACGATCGAGATCACCGCGGCGACGACCAGGATGCCGACCCAGACGCCTGCATTGGCCGTGAACTTCTTCCAGCCGTAGGAGATGGCGGCGCCCACGGACAGGCCGCCGGGCGGGGGGCCGACGGGACGCTGCCCGAAACCGGAGTCGAACGCCGGCGGGGGTGGGGGATAGTTCCCGGGCGGCGGCGGGAATCCGCCCTGCGCTCCCGGAGGCGGCGGGAAGCCGCCCGGTGGAGGCGGCGGATAGTTGCCGGACGGGGGCGGCGGATAGTTGCCGGGCGGGGGTGGTGGGTAACTGCCGGGCGGCGGCGGGTAGTTCCCGGGTGGGGGAGTGGCGCCGGGCTGCTGACCGCTGTCACCACCGTCGGGGGTCTGGTTCGGATCGTGTCCACCAGTGGTCATGGCTGTACCTGGTTTTCGTCGTGGATCGGCCAATGTCGGGCGTGCGATCCCACACCCTACGTGGCAATCGGTTGGTTTTGTGGGAGCTACGCCGGGGTCTTCACGACGGAAAGATCCACGGTTCGCGTGGCAGCGTGCGGGGATCCCAGCGGTCGAGAAGTTGTTCGACGGTGACGGTCTCGCCTTCCGCTGCCAGGCCCAGCGACGACGCGAGGACGGAGAGGACGTCGGCGGGGGTGCGGCCGAGGGCCTGCTGGTCGGCGAGGGTGACGGCGCCGTCGCGTTTGGCGAGACGTTTGCCGTCGGAATTGAGGGCGAGCGGGACGTGCGCGTACGTCGGGGCGGGCAGGTCGAGCAGTCCGGCCAGGTAGGCCTGGCGGGGCGCCGACGACAGCAGGTCGTCGCCGCGTACCACCTGGTCGATGCCCTGGGCGGCGTCGTCGACGACGACCGCGAGGTTGTAGGCGGGGATGCCGTCGCCGCGTCGCAGGACGAGGTCGTCGACCGTTCCGGTGTAGTGGCCGTGGAGTTCGTCGTGGACGGTGAAGGTGTCGGTACCGGCCCGCAGGCGGATCGCTGGTGGGCGCCCACCGGCTCGCCGTTCGTCGCGTTCCTCTGGGGTGAGGTTGCGGCACGTGCCCGGGTAGGCGCCGGCGGGTGCGTGGGGTGCAGCCGCCGCTTCGAGGATTTCCTTTCGCGTACAGAAACATTCGTAGGTCAGGCCGGCGCGGTGCAGGCGGGTGATGGCGGCGTCGTACAGGGGGAGCCGTGCGGACTGGTGGACGACGTCGCCGTCCCAGTCGAGGCCGATCGCGGCGAGGTCGTCGAGCTGCCGCTGCTGCGCTCCGGGCCGGACCCGGTCGAGATCCTCGACCCGGACGACGAAGCGGCGTCCGGTGCTGCGGGCGAACAGCCAGGCGAGCAGGGCCGTACGGAGATTGCCGAGATGCAGATCGCCCGACGGACTCGGAGCGAAACGTCCTGTATGCGCTGCATTGTCGGCATTGTTCGGCATCGTTGCAGCCTACCGAGCGGTGCCGGGGCGGTACGCGTGGGAATCCGTAGCCAACCGTCGGGGGAAGGCGTAGCGTCCAGGGTGCTGAGTCCGTGCCGGTTGCGGGCCTGTCCCGAGCGTGCCCGCAGGTCTGGGCCGGCACCGACCTCGAGGGAGCGTGCCCGGAGACGGGCCTGCGAGTTCAGGAGGTCCCGGTGGCGACTGTCTCATCCGAACCTGTTGCGGCCCGGCCCTATCCGCCGAGGCGAGGGCGTAAGGGCGAGTTCGTCTACAAGATGATCACGACCACGGATCCCAAGCAGCTGGGGATCATGTACCTGGTCACGTCGATGGCCTTCTTCATGTTCGGTGGACTGCTGGCGCTGCTGATGCGCATCGAGTTGGCCCGGCCGGGCCTGCAGTTCCTGTCGAACGAGCAGTTCAACCAGCTGTTCACCATGCACGGCACGATCATGCTGCTGCTGTATGCGACGCCGATCGTGTTCGGTTTCGCGAATTACATTCTGCCGCTGCAGATCGGCGCGCCCGATGTGGCGTTCCCGCGGCTGAACGCGTTCAGCTACTGGGCGTACCTGTTCGGTGGACTGATCGCCGTGGCCGGTTTCGTCACTCCCGGTGGTGCCGCCGATTTCGGGTGGACGGGCTACGCGCCACTGTCGGACATCGTGCATTCGCCCGGAGTGGGGGCGAATCTGTGGATCACCGGTCTGGCGGTCGCCGGTCTCGGCACGATCCTCGGTGCGGTCAACATGATCACCACCGTCGTGTGCCTGCGGGCCCCGGGTATGACGATGTTCCGGATGCCGATCTTCACGTGGAACATCTTCATCACGAGCATCCTGATCCTGCTGGTGTTCCCGTTGTTGACCGCGGCCCTGATGGGGCTGTTCGTGGACCGGGTGCTCGGTGCGCACCTGTTCGACCCGGCGACCGGCGGAGCTCTGTTGTGGCAGCATCTGTTCTGGTTCTTCGGCCACCCCGAGGTGTATGTGGTCGCGCTGCCGTTCTTCGGCATCGTGTCGGAGATCTTCCCGGTGTTCTCCCGTAAGCCGATCTTCGGCTACACGGGGCTGGTGTACGCGACGATCGCGATCTCGGCGCTGTCGGTCGCGGTGTGGGCGCACCACATGTACGCCACGGGAGCCGTTCTGCTGCCGTTCTTCTCGTTCATGACATTCCTCATCGCCGTGCCGACCGGCGTGAAGTTCTTCAACTGGATCGGCACCATGTGGCGCGGCCACCTCACGTTCGAGACACCGATGCTGTTCTCGCTGGGGTTCCTGGTGACGTTCCTGTTCGGTGGCCTGTCGGGCGTGCTGCTCGCGTCCCCGCCGCTGGACTTCCACGTCACCGACACCTATTTCGTGGTCGCACACTTCCACTACGTGCTGTTCGGCACCATCGTGTTCGCCACCTACGCGGGCATCTACTTCTGGTTCCCGAAGATGACCGGCCGCCTCATGGACGAACGGTTGGGTAAGTGGCACTTCTGGTTGACGTTCGTCGGCTTCCACACCACGTTCCTGGTGCAGCACTGGCTCGGCAACGAGGGCATGCCGCGCCGCTACGCCGACTACCTGCCCACCGACGGGTTCACCACACTGAACACGGTGTCGTCGATCGGTGCGTTCATCCTCGGGTCCTCGCTGATCCCGTTCGTGTGGAACGTGTTCAAGAGCTACCGGTACGGGCAGGTCGTCACCGTCGACGACCCGTGGGGTTACGGAAACTCCCTCGAGTGGGCGACGAGTTGCCCGCCGCCGCGGCACAACTTCACCGAGCTGCCCCGGATCCGTTCGGAGCGCCCGGCGTTCGAGCTGCACTACCCGCACATGGTCGAGCGGATGCGTGCCGAAGCGCACGTCGGTCCGGGATCCGCGAAACATCAACTGGCGAGCGTCGTCGAGAGCAGCGATCGTGGGGTGGACGGCGACCGCACCCTGCCGCCGGAAGGCGAAGACCGCGCCCGGCCCGGCAGCGACACCTAGCGCCACCGGGCCGGGCGGTTCAGGCGCGACGGCCGAGGAGCGCGAGCAGCCGAGTCTGCCGGTCCGCGTCGGGGGACACCTCGAGTGCCGGTCCGCACACGCCGTCGGAGTGGATGGCGTCACCGAGCTGTGCGATCACCTCGTCGAGCAGATCGAGATCCTGGTCGGGGATCGTCTCGCCGAGGCCCGCCGCCCGGGCGATGTCCCAGCCGTGGACGACCAGATCGAAGCAGTAGAACGTCCGGAACGTGGATGCCAAATCGGTGCGCCCGAAGTGTCCGTCGTACTCGAGTGTCGCCTTCGCGGGGTCGTCGAGGATCGCCTGGACGGCGTCGCGGGTGTGCCGCCATGCGGCGACCGGATCCGTCGTGACGGGCGGGCCGTCCGGGACGGACAGTCCGACGACCCCGACCATCTGCTTCTGGCTGTCGACGACATGGGAGAGCACGTCACGGGTGGTCCAGCCGTCGCACGGGGACGAGGCGTCCCAGCGGTCGGCGGGGACGGCGTCGACGCGGTCGGTGAAGGTGTCGGCGACACGGCGGTACAGGTCTGCGGTGGTCTCGATGGTGGTCATGCCGCCGATTCTTCCGCCGCGCGGACGGTGTCGTCTTGAATCGATCGGACATCGGTGGGCCGGGTGGCGAGGACGGAGGCGCCGCCGTGCCAGTCGGGTGCCTCGCTCGCCAACAGCGCGGTCGGGGTGAGGGAGGCGATGCGCCGGCATTCGCGGGACAGGTGGGCCTGGTCGCTGAAGCCCGCGTCGGAGGCCAGCGCGGCAAGTCCACGTCCGGAACTGCTGCGGGCGAGGTTCATGAACCGTTGCAGCCGCAGGATCGCGCGCAACGTCGACGGCCCGTACCCGAAGGCGTCGTTGCAGCGTCGCCGCAGGTGCCGGCCGGTCATCGACGAGGCGTCCGCGAGCTCCTCGACACTCCACGACCGGGTGAACAGGGCGGTGGTGAGGTGCGCAGGAAGGGGATCGGGGTCGGAGCGGCCGGCCAGGAGACATCGCGCGGTGTTCTGCAGGACGGTCAGCCGGGCGGTGGTGCCGTCGGCGTGCTCGAGGCGGTCGACCAGGGTGCGTTCGGCCGCCGACCCGAGGACGTCCGCGAAGCCGACCCGGATGTCGCGGAGGTCGGCGGCCGACGTTCCCAGCGCATGGGAGGCCTGCCCGGGCCGGAACCGGATACCGAACGACTCGGTGCCCGCCGGCAGCGTGAACGACCAGGCCGCCGTCTCGGGGCCGCAGATCCGGACACCCACACCGGGAATCCACAGGACGTCGACGCAGGCGTCCGGCACCAGCAGATGCTGCCCGGTGGTGCGCGCCGACCACGCGCACACGAGGGCGTCGTGCAGGTCCGGAGCGGTGGGAAGCGGTGTGTACCAGCCCATGCCGCTCAGCCTAGGAGCGAGCCCCGGTGTCGCGCTCGCGGACGGGGTCGGCCGTCAACGCTCGGCCCGCGCCGATCACGTCGACGTCCACCCGGGTGCCGACGGCCGGTGTCCGGGTGCTGGCCTGCCGGACCCGGATCTCGGTACCGGAGTCGAGGGTGATGTCGAGCATCGAAGGCGCACCGAGGAATTCGGTGCGGGTCACCGTGCCGGCGCCGGAGCCGTCCGCCACCTCGGTCGCGACGATCTGTTCGGGCCGCAGCATCAGCCGTGCCGGTCCGTGCATGCTGCTGTCGCGCACCGGGATCCGTCCCAGGATGCACGACGCGACACCGTCCGAGATATCGGCCGGCAACAGCACACATTCGCCGAGGAACCGGGCGGTGAAGTCGTCGACGGGCGAGTGGTAGAGCTGTTCGGGGGTGCCGACCTGGGTGAAGCGGCCGGTACGCATCACCGCGACCTGGCTCGCGAACGTCAGCGCCTCCTCCTGGTCGTGGGTGACGAGCAGGGTCGTCACGCCGGCCGCGCCGAGGGTGGCGGCCACCGATTTACGGGTCGTCACCCGCAGTCCGGCGTCGAGGGCACTGAACGGTTCGTCGAGCAGCATCACTTCCGGATCGCGGGCCAGTGCCCGTGCCAACGCGACCCGCTGCTGCTGGCCGCCGGACAGCTCGTGGGGGCGTCGTCGCCCGTACGACGCGTCGAGCGAGACCATCTCGAGCAGTTCGGCGACCCGGCGTTCGGACGCCTTGCGGCCGCGCCACCGTGCACCGGGCAGTCCGTACGCGATGTTCCCGGCGACGGTCAGATGGGGGAAGAGGGCACCGTCCTGGGCGACGTAGCCGACGCGCCGCCGGTGTGCGGGCACCATCCGGTCCCGGCCGGCGACGACGGCGGAGGCGATGGACACCGTCCCGTCGTCGGGGCGTTCGAATCCGGCGATGATCCGGAGCAGGGTGGTTTTGCCGCAGCCCGACGAGCCGACGACGGCGGTGATGGCGCCGTGTGCGACGTCGAGGCTCACCCCGCGCAGCACGTCGGTGGGTCCGAACGACTTCGACACCTGGTCGACCACGATTTCGCTCATGCGCCGGCCGCCTTCCGGGATTGGCTGAACAACAGGTAGGTCATCGGC from Prescottella sp. R16 includes these protein-coding regions:
- the tgt gene encoding tRNA guanosine(34) transglycosylase Tgt codes for the protein MSDVVPTPSDPFFTVGTRLPDKLGRTGVVHTPHGDIRTPAFIAVGTKATVKAVLPESMKELGAQAVLANAYHLYLQPGPDIVDEAGGLGKFMNWDGPTFTDSGGFQVMSLGVGFKKVLAMESVGVQSDDVIAAGKERLAHVDDDGVTFKSHLDGSAHRFTPEVSMRIQHQLGADIMFAFDELTTLMNTRGYQEMSVERTQAWAVRCIAEHEKLTAERAHRPYQALFGVVQGAQYEDLRRQAARGLESIRGASGRGFDGYGIGGALEKQNLGTIVRWVNEELPEHKPRHMLGISEPDDMFVAIENGADTFDCVNPSRVARNAAIYHPDGRFNINTARFRRDFTPIDDECDCYTCANYTRAYIHHLFKAKEMLASTLCTIHNERFTVRLVDRIRDSIDGGYFEEYRAEMLGRFYGASRV
- a CDS encoding TIGR03086 family metal-binding protein, producing the protein MTTIETTADLYRRVADTFTDRVDAVPADRWDASSPCDGWTTRDVLSHVVDSQKQMVGVVGLSVPDGPPVTTDPVAAWRHTRDAVQAILDDPAKATLEYDGHFGRTDLASTFRTFYCFDLVVHGWDIARAAGLGETIPDQDLDLLDEVIAQLGDAIHSDGVCGPALEVSPDADRQTRLLALLGRRA
- the ctaD gene encoding cytochrome c oxidase subunit I, whose amino-acid sequence is MATVSSEPVAARPYPPRRGRKGEFVYKMITTTDPKQLGIMYLVTSMAFFMFGGLLALLMRIELARPGLQFLSNEQFNQLFTMHGTIMLLLYATPIVFGFANYILPLQIGAPDVAFPRLNAFSYWAYLFGGLIAVAGFVTPGGAADFGWTGYAPLSDIVHSPGVGANLWITGLAVAGLGTILGAVNMITTVVCLRAPGMTMFRMPIFTWNIFITSILILLVFPLLTAALMGLFVDRVLGAHLFDPATGGALLWQHLFWFFGHPEVYVVALPFFGIVSEIFPVFSRKPIFGYTGLVYATIAISALSVAVWAHHMYATGAVLLPFFSFMTFLIAVPTGVKFFNWIGTMWRGHLTFETPMLFSLGFLVTFLFGGLSGVLLASPPLDFHVTDTYFVVAHFHYVLFGTIVFATYAGIYFWFPKMTGRLMDERLGKWHFWLTFVGFHTTFLVQHWLGNEGMPRRYADYLPTDGFTTLNTVSSIGAFILGSSLIPFVWNVFKSYRYGQVVTVDDPWGYGNSLEWATSCPPPRHNFTELPRIRSERPAFELHYPHMVERMRAEAHVGPGSAKHQLASVVESSDRGVDGDRTLPPEGEDRARPGSDT
- a CDS encoding helix-turn-helix domain-containing protein — its product is MGWYTPLPTAPDLHDALVCAWSARTTGQHLLVPDACVDVLWIPGVGVRICGPETAAWSFTLPAGTESFGIRFRPGQASHALGTSAADLRDIRVGFADVLGSAAERTLVDRLEHADGTTARLTVLQNTARCLLAGRSDPDPLPAHLTTALFTRSWSVEELADASSMTGRHLRRRCNDAFGYGPSTLRAILRLQRFMNLARSSSGRGLAALASDAGFSDQAHLSRECRRIASLTPTALLASEAPDWHGGASVLATRPTDVRSIQDDTVRAAEESAA
- a CDS encoding queuosine precursor transporter, which encodes MQSPQSPQSRPPAASDPAAFALVSRGHYATLVALFAVTLLISNICATKGVAFFTGHDVTVGPFQVLPIITDGGFFLFPLAYVVGDVLSEVYGFKATRRAIYIGFGSMLLATGSFWLTQQLPAADFYENEAAFDAVVGVVPRILIAGLAGYLVGQLLNSAVLVLIKERTREKHLWARLIGSTVVGEFADTLIFCSIAAGAIGISTWSDFVNYVIIGFVWKTLVEILVMPVTYRVIAYVKKHEPGYAPLPDGRLP
- the gluQRS gene encoding tRNA glutamyl-Q(34) synthetase GluQRS translates to MPNNADNAAHTGRFAPSPSGDLHLGNLRTALLAWLFARSTGRRFVVRVEDLDRVRPGAQQRQLDDLAAIGLDWDGDVVHQSARLPLYDAAITRLHRAGLTYECFCTRKEILEAAAAPHAPAGAYPGTCRNLTPEERDERRAGGRPPAIRLRAGTDTFTVHDELHGHYTGTVDDLVLRRGDGIPAYNLAVVVDDAAQGIDQVVRGDDLLSSAPRQAYLAGLLDLPAPTYAHVPLALNSDGKRLAKRDGAVTLADQQALGRTPADVLSVLASSLGLAAEGETVTVEQLLDRWDPRTLPREPWIFPS
- a CDS encoding ABC transporter ATP-binding protein is translated as MSEIVVDQVSKSFGPTDVLRGVSLDVAHGAITAVVGSSGCGKTTLLRIIAGFERPDDGTVSIASAVVAGRDRMVPAHRRRVGYVAQDGALFPHLTVAGNIAYGLPGARWRGRKASERRVAELLEMVSLDASYGRRRPHELSGGQQQRVALARALARDPEVMLLDEPFSALDAGLRVTTRKSVAATLGAAGVTTLLVTHDQEEALTFASQVAVMRTGRFTQVGTPEQLYHSPVDDFTARFLGECVLLPADISDGVASCILGRIPVRDSSMHGPARLMLRPEQIVATEVADGSGAGTVTRTEFLGAPSMLDITLDSGTEIRVRQASTRTPAVGTRVDVDVIGAGRALTADPVRERDTGARS
- a CDS encoding DUF4190 domain-containing protein, with the protein product MTTHGDGPVDPAQQPPAGGFPQFPGPGFGPGPQYGPPPQFGQPQQFGTPGYGQPQPYGQMPPSYPTAPYGGYPQHPVPVGTNGLAIGSLIASSLGFFYGFPALVGIVLGVLALGQIKRTGQQGRGLAIAGIVVGGVFVTLFLVFLIFVLVAVANGY